In Marinibacterium anthonyi, the DNA window CGAACACGTCTTTACCGCTGAACTGGCCGGGGAACGGGCGCAAAGGAAGCTCGAAGCGCAGCTGGCCAAGGAACGGCTGATCCGGCTGATGGGGCTCTGGGGCAGCGACATCAACGTCAACGTGCCCGATCGGCTGCCGGACCTGCCCCACGGCGTGACGGCCCGGCCCGATATCGAACGGCTGGCCTTGACCCACCGGATCGACCTGGCCGCCGGACGGCTGGAGCTGGAGCGGATCGCCAGCGATTACCGCCTGACACAGGCCACCCGGATGCTGTCGGATATCGAGATCATGGCCGGGGCCGAGATGGAGCGCGAGGATGGCGCGAACGGCCTCTCTCCGGTGGTGGACATCGAATTCCGGATCCCGGTCTACGATACCGGCAACCTGAACAGGCGCCGGGGCGAGATGACCTATATGCGTGCGGCCAACACGCTGGCGCAGGAGGCGGTGAATGCGCGTTCCGAGGCGCGGTCGGCCTATGCCGCCGTGACCGGGTCCTACCGGGTGGCGCGGCACTGGCAGACCGAGGTCCTGCCGCTGCGCCGCGAAATCGATGCCGAGGCGCTGCGCAGCTACAACGGCATGCTCACCTCGACCTTCGAGCTTCTGAGCGATGCCCGCGACGGGCTGGAGGCCGAGCTGAGCGCGGCCGAGGCAAAACGGGATTACTGGCTGGCCGAGGCGGATGTGTCCGCCGTGATCTGGGGCAGCGTGGGAGGTTCGCAATGATCAATCGCAGACAGATGCTGAGTGCCGGTGCCGCCACGATGGTGGCCGCGGGCGCGGCAGCCCAGACCCGGTTTCGCGACCTCCCCGAGGCGGCGAGCACCGACAGCCCCATGACCCAGGTGCCGCCCCGGCCCTCCGTCGGCGTCGATTACAACCCGGTGGTCACGCTGAACGGCTGGTCGCTGCCCTTCCGGATGAACGGCAACGTCAAGGAATTCCACCTGGTCGCCGAGCCGGTGGAGCGCATAATGGCCACCGGCATGATCGCCCGTTTGTGGGGCTACAACGGCCAGTCCACCGGCCCCACGATCGAGGCGGTGGAGGGCGAAAGGGTTCGGATCTATGTCACCAACCGGCTGCCGGAGCACACTTCGGTGCACTGGCACGGGTTGATCCTGCCCTCGGGCATGGACGGGGTGGGCGGGCTGTCTCACCCTGCGATCCCACCCGGCAAGACCTATGTCTACGAGTTCGACCTGACCAAGTCGGGCACCTTCATGTACCACCCCCACGCGGATGAGATGGTGCAGATGGCGATGGGCATGATGGGGCTTTTCATCGTGCATCCGCGCGATCCGGCCTTCATGCCGGTGGACCGCGATTTCGCCTTCCTGCTGGCGGCCTACGACATCGACCCGGGCACCTACATCCCGCGCGTGGCCGAGATGACGGACTTCAACATGTGGACTTGGAACAGCCGGATCTTCCCGGACATCGATCCGCTGGCGGTGTCGAAAGGTGATCGGGTGCGGGTGCGATGTGGCAACCTGACGATGACCAACCACCCGATCCACATGCATGGCTACGATTTCCAGGTCACCTGCACCGATGGCGGCTGGGTCCCGGAAAGCGCGCGCTGGCCGGAGGTGTCGATCGACATCCCCGTGGGCGCGATGCGGGCCTATGAATTCGACGCGGTGCACGAAGGCGACTGGGCGATCCACTGTCACAAGTCGCACCACACGATGAACGCCATGGGCCATGACCTGCCCACCTTCATCGGCACCGACAAGCGCAAGCTGACGGGCATGATCCGCGAGCGCCAGCCCGGCTACATGCCGATGGGCACGGCCGGCATGGCCGACATGGGCATGATGTCGATGGAGCTGCCCGACAACACGGTGCCGATGATGACCGGCTGGGGGCCTTATGGCCCCTTGGAGATGGGCGGCATGTTCTCGGTGGTGAAGGTCCGCGCGGGCCTGGCCGCCGACGATTACTCCGATCCCGGCTGGTATCAGAACCCGCCCGGCACCCAGGCCTGGGAATGGACGGGCGAACTGCCCGACCATGCCAGCAACGACAGCCCCGAAACCCGCCTGACCCCGCGGCCCACCCGCGACAACGGCTGAAATGCCCTGCGAAGGGGCGTGGTGCCTCTTCGTTTTTACCCCTGAATGGAAGATCCCTGACATGAAATCCCTCATTCTCGCACTGCCCGTCGCCTTGTCCGCCACGGTTGCCCTGGCCGACAGCCACTATGTCAACGGCACGGTGACCAAGGTCGACACCCAGTGGAACCGGGTGACGATCGACCACGAGGCGCTGCAGGCGCTCTCGATGCCCGCCATGACCATGGTGTTTGAACTGGCCGATCCCGCGATGATCGAAGGCCTGTCGGAAGGCCAGAACATCGCGTTCGTTGCCGATCGCGTCCAGGGCAGGCTGACGGTAACCGAGATCAAGGAATAGGCTGTCGACGGATCAACTGCATCAAGCGTGTGCCCCGGGATGGCCGGGGCACGAGCTGGTCTTGGGATTGGCTTGCAGGAGCGATCATGCGCCGGCGTCGCTGTTCATCGAGCAGAACTGGCCGCCGAAGAAGATCCAGGCGCTGCTCGGGCGCTCGTCGGTCAACATGACGCTGGACGTGTGCGGCCACCTCTTCGAGAGCCCCGAAGACGGTATCGGGCTTTTCGCCAAGATGAAGCATGATCTGCTCGCGGCGTAAGCAAGGCGCTGACTTTAAGGGACAATCGTAATCCGCGTGCCGGGGGCAAGTCCCTCCTCCGCTGCCATTGGCCTTCCCCTTGGAAGCGAATGCTGCAGGGGGCCAAGAGCATCGTGATGTGTTCTCTATGGTCAAGGCAGTCGCGACAGCGAGGCGACCTCGCTCGTGTCAGGCGGGTATTTCGCGTGGCGTGATCTTTGCAGGTCAGATCAGAAGAACGTCCCGTTCAGCCGTTCGAAGACCCAGAACGTTGCGATCGTTCCGATCCCGTAGGCCGCGGCGATGGGGGCCGTCCGAGGCAGAGCGATCAGGCGGCGCAGCAGGGCCACCAGCGTCAGCAGCACGGCGATGAAGGCCAGCTGGCCCAGCTCTACCCCGACATTGAAGAACAGCAGTGCCAGCGGGATGTCTCCTTGCGGCAGGCCGATGTCGCCCAGTGCCCCGGCGAAGCCGAAGCCGTGCAGCAGGCCGAAGGCAAAGGCGATCAACCAGGGCCAGCGGGTGGCGAGGCTGGTCCGACCGCGGCGCAGGTGGATGGCCTCGACGGCGACCAGCACGATGCTGAGCGCGATCAGCGTCTCGACCGGGGGTGGCGGCAGCGAGACGAAGCCGAAGGTCGCGAGCGCCAGGGTGATGGAATGGGCCAGGGTGAAGGCCGTCACAGTCTTTAGCAGCATGGGCCAGCCGCGCACCACCAGCATCAAGGCCGCGACAAAGGCCAGGTGATCGACGCCCTCGAGGATGTGCTGGAAGCCGAGGCGGGTGTAGCTTTGGACCACCGACCAGGTCGAAGGGCTCTGCGGGATCCTGACCGAGGCGTCGCGTGGGCGCAGGAGGAAGCTGTGATGCGTTCCGTCCAGCAGCGAGACATTGACCAGCGTTTCGATTGTCGTGCGGTCCAGGTTGTCGATGCGCAGGGTGGTGCCTGGCAGGCCTGTTGCGCCGGTCAGGCCATAGCGGAATATCACGAAGCCGTCGACAAGCGCTTCGCCCGGGCGCTGGGTCAGGGTGAGGGCCGGGTCGAAGGATGGGCGGATGTCCTGCACCATTCCGTCTCTGGTCGGGACCTTCCACAGCAGTTCGTATCGATGCGGCGCAAGCTCGTCGATCTGCAGGAAGGCCGGGCGGATCTCGTGTGCTGTTGCCTGCAGAGCCAGAACGCAGAGGGCCCGAACGCAGAATGCCCGAGCGCAGAATGCCCGAGCGCTGAATGCCCGTGCGGAGAGCAGGCGCAGGATCATGGCCGGACGTAGTCCTGCAGGATGGAGTCGGGTATGCCGTCGGCCTCGAACCGGATCTCGTAGCGGTCCAGCAAGTCGCGGTACATGCGATCCTGGGCGTCGAGCACGGTGTAATATTCGTATTGCCGGGCGACATAATCGCGGATCTCGTCGAAGGAGGCCAGCTGTTCGGGCTGACCTTCGGTGACCTGCACCAGGTGCAGGCCCAGCCCCGAGCGCACCGGGCCGGACCAGGTGCCCACGGGCAGCGTGCCAAGCGCCTTGGCAAAGCCGCCGCCAAAGGCGTTCTCCAGCGCCTGGGTCGAGGTCAGCGCCCAGTCGAGCGGGACCGACAGCTTGTTGCGCCGGTCCGGGGGAATCTCTGCGCCGCCCTGCAGGGCGGCAAGCGTGGTCTCGACCGCGTCGCCTGCCTCTGCCGGAAGATAAAGCACCTGACGGAAG includes these proteins:
- a CDS encoding Outer membrane efflux protein; protein product: MKPILLTLGTALLLSACDQALIRQGSAPRPGFALVQDSTRHATGQDSVWHLSAAELDANAARVSALVNGKTIGPDRAVQVALMNNRALQAAYAELGLSGAELWGTALGSIPTLNLSVTNLGEEGFARTLEATLTTSLLELATLKPRKRMAEMDFRQAQLEATGATLALAYETRRAWIEVVGAFEAAALIGAAQGTADAGSELAAELGRTGAMNRADQAREHVFTAELAGERAQRKLEAQLAKERLIRLMGLWGSDINVNVPDRLPDLPHGVTARPDIERLALTHRIDLAAGRLELERIASDYRLTQATRMLSDIEIMAGAEMEREDGANGLSPVVDIEFRIPVYDTGNLNRRRGEMTYMRAANTLAQEAVNARSEARSAYAAVTGSYRVARHWQTEVLPLRREIDAEALRSYNGMLTSTFELLSDARDGLEAELSAAEAKRDYWLAEADVSAVIWGSVGGSQ
- the copA_2 gene encoding Copper resistance protein A precursor; this encodes MINRRQMLSAGAATMVAAGAAAQTRFRDLPEAASTDSPMTQVPPRPSVGVDYNPVVTLNGWSLPFRMNGNVKEFHLVAEPVERIMATGMIARLWGYNGQSTGPTIEAVEGERVRIYVTNRLPEHTSVHWHGLILPSGMDGVGGLSHPAIPPGKTYVYEFDLTKSGTFMYHPHADEMVQMAMGMMGLFIVHPRDPAFMPVDRDFAFLLAAYDIDPGTYIPRVAEMTDFNMWTWNSRIFPDIDPLAVSKGDRVRVRCGNLTMTNHPIHMHGYDFQVTCTDGGWVPESARWPEVSIDIPVGAMRAYEFDAVHEGDWAIHCHKSHHTMNAMGHDLPTFIGTDKRKLTGMIRERQPGYMPMGTAGMADMGMMSMELPDNTVPMMTGWGPYGPLEMGGMFSVVKVRAGLAADDYSDPGWYQNPPGTQAWEWTGELPDHASNDSPETRLTPRPTRDNG
- a CDS encoding periplasmic copper-binding protein, giving the protein MKSLILALPVALSATVALADSHYVNGTVTKVDTQWNRVTIDHEALQALSMPAMTMVFELADPAMIEGLSEGQNIAFVADRVQGRLTVTEIKE